Proteins found in one Zea mays cultivar B73 chromosome 1, Zm-B73-REFERENCE-NAM-5.0, whole genome shotgun sequence genomic segment:
- the LOC103639955 gene encoding pyridine nucleotide-disulfide oxidoreductase domain-containing protein 2, whose translation MDFVIDSAPPELRQEAHFSMVDRMKHRVEKSAFWGHLLRHVMQQGQKNMVEFFDLLLSPASKILNTWFESEVLKATLATDAMIGAMAGVHTPGSGYVLLHHVMGETGGQRGVWAAWIE comes from the exons ATGGACTTTGTCATAGACTCAGCTCCACCTGAGTTGAGGCAGGAGGCCCACTTCTCGATGGTTGACAGGATGAAGCATAGGGTTGAGAAGTCAGCATTCTGGGGCCACCTTCTTCGGCATGTGATGCAGCAGGGGCAGAAGAACATGGT GGAATTCTTTGACCTACTCCTTTCTCCGGCATCGAAAATCTTGAACACCTGGTTTGAG AGTGAGGTTTTGAAGGCCACTCTTGCAACTGACGCCATGATAGGAGCTATG GCTGGTGTCCACACTCCAGGTTCTGGATATGTTCTCCTACACCATGTCATGGGGGAGACTGGTGGTCAGCGTGGTGTTTGGGC GGCTTGGATTGAATGA